A portion of the uncultured Bacteroides sp. genome contains these proteins:
- the pulA gene encoding type I pullulanase, which yields MEVKSILVTGLLATMLVGCAPSKKEYATFAEYPVREDDLTEMEYTAAGTKFALWAPTADEVRLMLFDSGDEGHAYQTVPMGLSEDGTWRVTVDRNLLGKFYTFNAKIKDKWQGDTPGINAHAVGVNGKRAAIIDMRATDPKGWEADSRPTLKSPADVIIYEMHHRDFSVHASSGMKHKGKFLALTERGTKSIDSLSTTGIDHLVELGVTHVHLLPSFDFASVDETRLKDKKYNWGYDPMNYNVPEGSYASDPFAPSTRIREFKKMVQALHKAGIRVILDVVYNHTYSAEESSFERTVPGYFYRQKPDGKLANGSGCGNETASERPMMRKFMIESVLYWMNEYHIDGFRFDLMGIHDLETMNEIRRAVDAVDPSVFIYGEGWAAEAPQLPADSLAMKANVKGMPDIAAFSDELRDGLRGPFDKNSKGAFLAGVPGNEESIKFGIVGAVQHPQVRYHLVNYSKAPWAKEPTQMISYVSCHDDMCLVDRLRASVPGITPEQLVKLDKLAQTAVFTSQGVPFILAGEEMMRNKKGVHNSFESPDSINAIDWRLKAIHSDVFAYYKGLIALRKAHPAFRMGSAELVRKHLEFLPVEGTNLIAFRLKGHANGDSFEDIIVILNANTQLAKVAVPEGKYTVLCKDGMINLAGGLGATYGPEMYVAAQSALIIGK from the coding sequence ATGGAAGTGAAAAGTATTCTTGTTACCGGATTATTGGCAACAATGTTGGTTGGTTGCGCACCTTCGAAGAAGGAGTATGCTACTTTTGCGGAGTATCCTGTGCGTGAGGATGATCTGACGGAAATGGAATATACGGCGGCGGGCACGAAGTTTGCTTTGTGGGCTCCTACTGCTGATGAAGTAAGACTGATGCTGTTTGACTCCGGAGACGAGGGACATGCTTATCAGACGGTACCAATGGGACTTTCCGAGGATGGAACCTGGCGGGTAACAGTGGATAGAAATTTACTTGGTAAGTTTTATACGTTTAATGCGAAGATCAAAGATAAATGGCAGGGAGATACGCCGGGCATCAATGCGCATGCGGTTGGGGTGAACGGTAAACGGGCAGCCATCATTGATATGCGGGCTACTGATCCTAAGGGCTGGGAAGCGGATAGTCGCCCAACGTTGAAGTCTCCTGCGGATGTGATTATTTATGAGATGCATCATCGTGATTTCTCGGTGCATGCGTCGTCGGGCATGAAGCACAAGGGCAAGTTCCTGGCATTGACTGAGCGGGGCACGAAAAGCATTGATAGTTTAAGCACCACCGGTATTGATCATTTGGTGGAGCTCGGCGTGACACATGTACATCTTTTACCGTCGTTTGATTTTGCATCGGTGGATGAGACACGACTGAAGGATAAGAAATATAATTGGGGATACGATCCGATGAATTATAATGTGCCGGAGGGTTCGTATGCTAGCGATCCTTTTGCGCCTTCTACACGAATCAGGGAGTTTAAGAAGATGGTGCAAGCTTTGCATAAAGCGGGCATACGGGTTATACTGGATGTGGTGTACAATCATACTTACAGTGCTGAAGAGAGTAGTTTCGAACGTACAGTGCCGGGATATTTCTACCGACAGAAGCCTGACGGAAAGTTAGCCAATGGTTCGGGTTGTGGCAACGAAACTGCCAGTGAACGGCCTATGATGCGGAAGTTTATGATAGAGTCGGTACTTTATTGGATGAATGAATATCACATTGACGGCTTTCGCTTCGACTTGATGGGGATACATGATCTTGAAACGATGAATGAAATTCGTCGGGCGGTGGATGCGGTAGATCCGTCTGTTTTCATCTATGGCGAGGGATGGGCGGCCGAGGCTCCTCAATTGCCTGCCGATTCATTGGCGATGAAGGCAAACGTGAAGGGAATGCCTGACATTGCTGCTTTCTCTGACGAATTGCGTGACGGCCTTCGCGGCCCTTTCGATAAGAATAGTAAAGGTGCTTTCCTGGCAGGTGTTCCGGGAAACGAAGAGAGCATCAAATTTGGTATTGTGGGTGCTGTGCAACATCCGCAGGTACGCTACCATCTAGTGAACTATAGCAAAGCACCGTGGGCGAAGGAGCCTACACAGATGATTAGTTATGTGTCTTGCCATGACGATATGTGTCTGGTAGATAGATTGAGAGCAAGTGTGCCCGGTATCACTCCGGAGCAGTTGGTGAAACTCGACAAATTAGCGCAGACGGCAGTGTTTACTTCTCAAGGAGTTCCTTTTATTCTAGCGGGAGAGGAGATGATGCGCAATAAGAAAGGAGTACACAATAGCTTTGAAAGTCCTGATTCGATCAATGCCATTGATTGGCGGTTAAAGGCTATTCATTCGGATGTCTTTGCTTACTATAAAGGGTTGATTGCCTTACGCAAGGCGCATCCTGCATTTCGCATGGGCAGTGCCGAACTGGTGCGTAAACATCTGGAATTTCTTCCGGTAGAGGGAACCAACTTAATAGCATTCCGACTGAAAGGACATGCGAATGGTGATTCTTTCGAAGATATTATTGTTATTCTTAATGCGAATACGCAGTTAGCCAAGGTAGCTGTGCCGGAAGGTAAATACACGGTTCTTTGCAAGGACGGCATGATAAACCTTGCAGGCGGACTGGGTGCAACTTATGGGCCTGAGATGTATGTTGCAGCACAGTCGGCTTTGATCATAGGTAAATGA
- the ruvC gene encoding crossover junction endodeoxyribonuclease RuvC, protein MIQPVKEKIILGIDPGTTIMGYGVLKITGTKPELIAMGVIDLRKYKDHYLKLGKIFERVIGIIESYLPDEVAIEAPFFGKNVQSMLKLGRAQGVAMAAALSRDIPITEYAPLKIKMAITGKGQASKEQVADMLQRMLHISKEDMPTFMDATDGLAAAYCHYLQMGRPTLEKGYSGWKDFISKNPDKVKKV, encoded by the coding sequence GTGATTCAACCGGTAAAGGAAAAGATTATTTTGGGTATCGACCCGGGGACGACGATCATGGGGTACGGTGTGCTGAAGATTACGGGCACCAAACCAGAATTGATTGCGATGGGGGTAATCGACTTGAGAAAATATAAGGACCATTATTTGAAACTGGGTAAGATATTTGAGCGTGTCATTGGCATTATTGAGAGTTATCTACCTGATGAGGTTGCCATTGAGGCTCCGTTTTTTGGCAAGAATGTGCAGTCGATGTTGAAGTTGGGACGTGCTCAGGGGGTGGCTATGGCAGCGGCACTGAGCAGGGATATCCCGATAACTGAATATGCACCGCTAAAGATAAAAATGGCGATTACTGGCAAGGGACAGGCCTCGAAAGAGCAGGTGGCGGATATGTTGCAACGTATGCTACACATCTCGAAAGAGGATATGCCTACCTTTATGGATGCTACGGATGGACTGGCTGCGGCGTATTGTCATTACTTGCAGATGGGGCGGCCTACTCTGGAGAAAGGTTACAGCGGTTGGAAGGATTTTATCTCGAAGAATCCTGATAAGGTAAAGAAAGTATAG